The DNA segment GTCGGCGAAGCTTCTGGGGTGAGCCAGGCGAAGCAGGTGGTCACCTCTTCACAACCCGATGTCGTGTGTTGTGATCTCAAACTCCAGGATGGAGACGGTTCGAGCCTTGTCGCTTGGGTGCGTGACCGGACCCAAGCCAACGCACTGGTGCTGACCACCTATGATGAGCCAGCACTTGTCCGTTCGGCGCTGGCGGCGGGTGCCAAGGGCTATCTGTTGAAGGACGTGGAGGAGTCGATTCTCTTTGATGCGATTCGTCGAGTTGCACGTGGACAGACCTACTATGCCACTGCGCTGAGTATGAGAATCTCTCGTG comes from the Ferrimicrobium sp. genome and includes:
- a CDS encoding response regulator transcription factor is translated as MIKVVIVDDHPIVRRGLLGILAKAPDCSIVGEASGVSQAKQVVTSSQPDVVCCDLKLQDGDGSSLVAWVRDRTQANALVLTTYDEPALVRSALAAGAKGYLLKDVEESILFDAIRRVARGQTYYATALSMRISRDLHHDALLTQRELEVLRLAASGATNTVIGVALGIGEPTVKTYFSRIFTKLGVSTRTQAVVVAIDRGYLDRSAVYRA